The stretch of DNA GCTGCTGGGCGGTCTGGGCCTGATGGGTTTCATGGCGCGCCGTCGCGCCGCCAACCGCGCCTGATCAGGCCGTCACCGGCACGCCCTGATGGGGTGCCGGCCCTGCGCCATGCCTCTCTCCCTGCACGAATTTGCCGCTGCCGTCCTGCGCCTGAGCCTTTGGCTGGTGGTGCTGACGGCAGTTTTCGTTCCGCTCGAACGCTGGTTCGGTGTCCGGCACGCGTCGCGCCCTCGCCGCGAATTGCTCCATAATATCGTCTACTACGTCATCAGCAGCCTGGTGCCGATCGTCGTGCTCAGCGTGCCGACGGCGCTGCTGGCGGTGGCCGCCCGACATCTGGTGCCGGACGCGCTGACCGCGGCGCTACAGTCGCTGCCGGCGTGGGTGCGGCTGGCGCTGATTTTCGTCGTCGGCGAAACCGGCTTTTACTGGGGACACCGGCTCAGCCATGAACTGCCGTGGCTGTGGCGTTTCCACGCGCTGCATCACACCACCGAGCACATGAGCTTCCTGGCCAATACCCGAACCCATCCAGTGGATATGGTGGTGACGCGGCTGTTCGGCCTGACCCCCCTGTACCTGCTGGGCTTGGCTGGTCCGAGCGTGGCGGGCAGCGGTGCGCCGGTGTTGCTGTTGCTGGTCGGCATGGCGTGGGGCTTTTTCATCCACGCCAATCTGCGCTGGCGGCTCGGTCCGCTGGAATGGCTGGTGGTGACGCCGGCTTTCCACCACTGGCACCACAGCCGTCACGACCACATCAACCGCAACTACGCGTCCACACTGCCCTTCCTTGACCGGCTGTTTGGCAGCCACTACCTGCCGCGTCACTGGCCGGCGGAGTACGGCACGGACACGCCGCAGGCACCCACCCTGGGCGGCCAACTGCTCGATCCATTGCTTCCAGCTAAAAAATAACCTTGCATGCTTCCGTGCGCCATCTGTGCGCTACAATGCTTACGTTTACGTAAACGTCAAATAGAATGGGAGACAGGCATGCAAATTCAAGATAGCGTATTCATCATCACCGGCGGCGCTTCGGGGCTGGGTGCAGCCACCGCACGCATGCTGGTGCAGCAGGGCGGCAAAGTAGTGCTGGCCGACGTGCAGGCCGAGACCGGCCAGGCGCTGGCGGCCGAATTGGGCGGCGTGTTCGTCAAGTGCGACGTCACCTCGGAGGCGGACGGCCAGGCCGTGGTCGCGGCAGCTTTGGCGCAAGGGACGCTGCGCGGCATCGTCAGCTGCGCCGGCGTTGCACCTGCCGCCAAGACCGTCGGCAAGGAAGGCCCGCATCCGCTGGAACTGTTCCAGCGCGTCATCTCCATCAACCTGATCGGCACCTTCAATATGGCGCGGCTGGCGGCTGACGCCATGAGCAAGAACCCGCCGCAAGCCAGTGGCGAACGCGGCGTCATCATCAACACCGCCTCGGTGGCCGCGTTTGACGGCCAAATCGG from Duganella dendranthematis encodes:
- a CDS encoding sterol desaturase family protein, translating into MPLSLHEFAAAVLRLSLWLVVLTAVFVPLERWFGVRHASRPRRELLHNIVYYVISSLVPIVVLSVPTALLAVAARHLVPDALTAALQSLPAWVRLALIFVVGETGFYWGHRLSHELPWLWRFHALHHTTEHMSFLANTRTHPVDMVVTRLFGLTPLYLLGLAGPSVAGSGAPVLLLLVGMAWGFFIHANLRWRLGPLEWLVVTPAFHHWHHSRHDHINRNYASTLPFLDRLFGSHYLPRHWPAEYGTDTPQAPTLGGQLLDPLLPAKK
- a CDS encoding 3-hydroxyacyl-CoA dehydrogenase, whose protein sequence is MQIQDSVFIITGGASGLGAATARMLVQQGGKVVLADVQAETGQALAAELGGVFVKCDVTSEADGQAVVAAALAQGTLRGIVSCAGVAPAAKTVGKEGPHPLELFQRVISINLIGTFNMARLAADAMSKNPPQASGERGVIINTASVAAFDGQIGQAAYASSKAAVAGLTLPMARDLSRNGIRVMTIAPGIFETPMLMGMPQEVQDALGAMVPFPPRLGKPDEYALLAKAIIENPMLNGETIRLDGAIRMQPK